In Flavobacterium sp. WV_118_3, one DNA window encodes the following:
- a CDS encoding sulfatase-like hydrolase/transferase: MNSNYRIQEYKALFYRLFLAYLFYFVARVLFFVYNYKMLKVDSVSDFLALAYHGMVFDTAAILYLNALFIVCSILPLWITTKKGYQKFLFYLYFVCNLIGFATNFVDFIYYRFTYARTTIAIMDIVKNESNKGNMFSRFIVSYWHVYALFFLCAILWVYLYKKVRVKEVQHENKLKYFVSSILGLVTIAVLAVGGIRGDFKKSTRPINIVDANRYVTKPEHADIVLNTPFAVIRTMGTTSFKKVDLVSPEVVQRELEPIKQYRNNPKTKPNIVIFITESYGREYIGAFNKDTKIPGFVSYTPFIDSLAQHSLIFSNAFANGSKSIHGMSSVLAGIPSFQDAFTSSPYPKQKIQSLVSTLKEEGYDTSFFHGAPNGSMGFLGFGNILGFDHYYGKTEYNNDADFDGSWGIWDEPFFQYMKQTFDAKKQPFMGTIFTVSSHEPFVVPEKFKGKFPMGTVPMHQVVGYTDYAFKKFFEAAKKEPWFQNTIFVITADHCNQVAYDEYAKVINRSAVPILIYKPDGSLKGENKELAQQIDIYPTLLDMIGYDKPFRSWGRSLIGEKTIKPFVINYNGTQYQFQRGNYICLFDGKKATGFYAIADKGLEKNLIANRNKEMDELEVACKAFVQDYYARIIDKKLYAE, translated from the coding sequence ATGAATTCCAATTATCGTATCCAGGAATATAAGGCTTTATTCTACCGACTGTTTTTAGCGTATCTGTTCTATTTTGTCGCCCGCGTGCTATTCTTTGTTTATAATTACAAAATGCTGAAGGTGGATTCGGTTTCCGATTTTCTGGCTTTGGCGTATCACGGAATGGTTTTCGATACGGCGGCGATTTTGTATCTCAATGCATTATTTATCGTTTGTTCGATTCTTCCGTTGTGGATTACAACCAAAAAAGGATACCAGAAGTTTTTGTTCTATTTGTATTTTGTTTGTAACCTGATTGGATTTGCGACCAATTTTGTCGATTTTATCTATTATCGTTTTACCTATGCCCGTACCACTATTGCTATTATGGATATCGTGAAAAACGAATCAAATAAAGGGAATATGTTTTCGCGTTTTATTGTGAGCTACTGGCATGTATATGCGTTGTTCTTTTTGTGTGCGATCCTTTGGGTTTATCTGTATAAAAAGGTGAGAGTAAAAGAGGTGCAACACGAAAATAAACTAAAATACTTCGTGTCGTCGATTTTAGGATTGGTTACCATTGCGGTTCTGGCTGTAGGTGGAATCCGAGGTGACTTTAAAAAGAGTACGCGTCCGATTAATATTGTAGATGCCAATCGCTATGTAACGAAGCCGGAACACGCCGATATTGTACTGAATACACCTTTTGCGGTTATTCGTACGATGGGAACCACCAGTTTTAAAAAGGTGGATTTAGTGTCGCCGGAAGTAGTGCAACGCGAATTGGAACCAATTAAACAGTATCGTAATAATCCGAAAACCAAACCGAATATTGTCATCTTTATAACCGAAAGTTATGGAAGAGAGTATATCGGTGCCTTTAATAAGGATACTAAAATTCCGGGATTTGTAAGTTATACGCCGTTTATTGATTCACTGGCGCAGCACAGTCTTATTTTTTCGAATGCTTTTGCAAACGGAAGTAAATCGATTCACGGAATGTCTTCGGTTTTGGCCGGGATTCCTTCTTTTCAGGATGCCTTTACCTCATCGCCGTATCCGAAACAGAAAATCCAGTCGCTGGTTTCGACTTTAAAAGAGGAGGGATACGATACGTCGTTTTTCCACGGCGCGCCAAACGGTTCGATGGGTTTCCTTGGATTTGGAAATATATTAGGCTTTGATCATTACTACGGTAAAACCGAATACAACAACGATGCCGATTTCGATGGTTCCTGGGGAATATGGGATGAGCCTTTCTTTCAATATATGAAGCAGACGTTTGATGCGAAAAAGCAACCGTTTATGGGGACTATTTTTACCGTATCGTCGCACGAGCCGTTTGTGGTTCCTGAAAAATTTAAAGGGAAGTTTCCAATGGGTACGGTGCCGATGCATCAGGTTGTAGGGTATACGGATTATGCGTTTAAAAAATTCTTCGAAGCGGCCAAAAAAGAACCATGGTTCCAGAATACGATTTTTGTAATCACAGCCGATCATTGTAATCAGGTGGCCTATGATGAATATGCTAAGGTGATTAACCGTTCGGCAGTGCCGATTCTGATTTACAAACCGGATGGTAGCTTGAAAGGAGAGAATAAGGAGTTGGCACAGCAAATCGATATTTATCCGACTTTATTGGATATGATCGGATACGATAAGCCATTCCGTAGCTGGGGAAGAAGTTTGATTGGTGAAAAAACGATTAAACCGTTTGTGATCAATTATAATGGAACGCAGTATCAGTTCCAGCGCGGTAATTATATTTGTTTGTTCGACGGTAAGAAAGCGACCGGGTTTTATGCGATTGCGGATAAAGGATTGGAGAAAAATCTGATTGCCAACCGAAATAAGGAAATGGATGAGTTGGAAGTAGCTTGTAAAGCATTTGTACAGGATTATTATGCTCGTATTATCGATAAGAAATTATACGCCGAATAA
- a CDS encoding DUF1826 domain-containing protein — MSNVFSDSGQIGLVATFSELVYTDFKGEMNALCWYRNLDGDFNEIVTRLSLKENITEVYPEDLMALQLSEKGNIAREIILNDLQLLTDFGAAPSLNLLKCYERDDEFDFIATDVYSFHVDRSPIATDTFLCTYHGAASDIVSNAQATQKIQIPEIRKKLNELYDGPPDGFEGFLTENYFDLHYQLHANAEPVNLGIGHLWRLAVDHPKQQVLPCIHRAPIEKEGEYRLLLIC; from the coding sequence ATGAGTAATGTATTTTCTGATAGCGGGCAAATTGGATTAGTAGCTACTTTTTCAGAGCTTGTATATACCGATTTCAAAGGGGAAATGAACGCGCTATGCTGGTACAGAAATTTGGATGGTGATTTTAACGAAATTGTAACCCGTTTATCTTTAAAAGAAAATATTACGGAAGTGTATCCCGAAGATTTAATGGCGCTCCAGTTATCAGAAAAGGGAAATATAGCCAGGGAAATAATCCTGAATGATTTACAGTTATTAACTGATTTCGGAGCTGCACCTTCGCTGAATTTACTTAAGTGTTATGAGCGCGATGATGAATTTGATTTTATAGCGACGGATGTCTATTCGTTTCATGTGGATCGGTCGCCCATTGCAACCGATACTTTTCTGTGTACCTATCACGGAGCGGCAAGTGATATTGTTTCGAATGCGCAAGCCACGCAGAAAATTCAAATCCCGGAAATCCGAAAAAAGCTAAACGAACTGTATGATGGACCGCCGGATGGGTTTGAAGGTTTTTTAACGGAAAATTATTTTGATTTGCATTATCAGTTACATGCAAATGCAGAACCGGTTAATTTAGGAATCGGACATCTTTGGCGATTGGCTGTTGATCATCCAAAACAACAAGTATTACCGTGTATACATAGAGCGCCAATAGAAAAGGAAGGGGAATATCGGTTGTTGCTGATTTGCTGA
- a CDS encoding TlpA disulfide reductase family protein, with the protein MKKLFLVLSVAAVFASCKKDNGFTISGEAKGVDNDKMVIIATQSELGPISKDTVKIKDGKFEFKGIADKPEFCFLRIQDIGDMVPFILENGTIKVDFVKDSIRNSRVTGTVTNDQFQKYNDESKPIFKKMQAFQIANNQKMAMAQQSQDTVTVNSLRKEYMVFQDALNKKSEDFIQQHPESFLSVMLLENFTIYQSLPVDKIEKYYKLLTPEAKDNKHGKTIKDFLDKQTAVQVGKAAPDFSAPNPEGKTVSLKESLGKVTIIDFWASWCGPCRAENPAVVALYNELHPQGLNIIGVSLDKEADKWKEAIAKDKLTWTQVSNLKFWQDPIAEKYNVKSIPQTFILDASGKIVAKDLRGAELKAKIMELLAAK; encoded by the coding sequence ATGAAGAAACTTTTTTTAGTACTGTCTGTTGCTGCTGTATTTGCTTCTTGTAAAAAAGACAATGGTTTTACCATTTCCGGAGAAGCAAAAGGAGTGGATAATGACAAAATGGTTATTATTGCGACGCAAAGTGAATTAGGTCCCATCTCAAAAGACACCGTAAAAATTAAAGACGGAAAATTCGAATTTAAAGGAATCGCCGATAAACCGGAATTTTGTTTCCTAAGAATCCAGGACATCGGTGACATGGTACCTTTTATATTGGAAAACGGAACAATCAAAGTCGATTTTGTAAAAGATTCTATCCGTAATTCCCGCGTTACCGGAACCGTTACTAATGATCAGTTCCAAAAATATAACGACGAATCAAAACCGATTTTCAAAAAAATGCAGGCCTTCCAAATTGCCAACAATCAAAAGATGGCAATGGCACAGCAATCTCAGGATACGGTTACTGTTAACAGTCTGAGAAAAGAATACATGGTATTTCAGGATGCTTTAAACAAAAAATCGGAAGATTTCATTCAACAACACCCGGAATCGTTCTTATCGGTTATGTTATTGGAAAACTTCACGATTTATCAGTCATTACCGGTTGACAAAATCGAAAAGTATTATAAATTACTTACACCCGAAGCTAAAGACAACAAGCACGGAAAAACCATTAAAGACTTTTTAGACAAACAAACTGCGGTACAGGTTGGTAAAGCAGCACCTGATTTCTCGGCTCCAAACCCGGAAGGAAAAACCGTATCGTTAAAAGAGTCCTTAGGAAAAGTAACAATCATCGATTTCTGGGCTTCCTGGTGTGGTCCATGTCGTGCGGAAAACCCAGCTGTAGTGGCTTTATATAACGAACTACACCCACAAGGTTTAAACATCATCGGTGTTTCGTTAGACAAAGAAGCCGACAAATGGAAAGAAGCGATTGCAAAAGACAAATTAACCTGGACACAGGTTTCCAATTTAAAATTCTGGCAGGATCCTATTGCCGAAAAATATAATGTAAAATCGATTCCGCAAACCTTTATTCTGGATGCTTCCGGAAAAATTGTAGCAAAAGACCTTAGAGGTGCCGAATTAAAAGCAAAAATAATGGAGCTTTTAGCAGCAAAATAA
- a CDS encoding MBL fold metallo-hydrolase, whose amino-acid sequence MKIEQIYTGCIAHAAYYLESNGEAAIFDPLREVQPYIDKATKDNATIKYIFETHFHADFVSGHLDLAQKTGATIVYGPTAQPGFEATIATDGQEFKIGNYTVKAIHTPGHTLESTCYLLLNEKGEMHGIITGDTLFIGDVGRPDLAQKLVSDLTQEKLASMLYDSLRDKIMPLPDHLIVYPNHGAGSACGKNMSKETTDTLGNQKKVNYALRADMTKDEFISELLDGLGAPPAYFPQNVLMNIQGYDSLETVMAKADTALSPVAFKAMAGQLEALLLDVRHESEFVKEHIPGSIFIGLQGNFAPWVGALIMDVQQPILLIVSEGKEKEAITRLSRVGFDNCHGYLKGGLEAWKAAGFETDSIVSITPEQFATDKDTGKLPIVDARKPGEFSAEHVEGAINIPLDFVNNQLAEVPTESDFYLHCAGGYRSVIMASILKARGYHNIINIEKGISGIRNTPVALTKFICPSTQN is encoded by the coding sequence ATGAAAATAGAACAGATTTATACCGGATGTATTGCTCACGCCGCCTATTATTTGGAGAGCAATGGCGAAGCAGCCATTTTTGATCCGCTTCGCGAAGTACAGCCTTATATTGATAAAGCCACCAAAGATAACGCAACAATCAAGTATATTTTTGAAACCCATTTCCATGCCGATTTTGTTTCCGGACATTTGGATCTGGCACAAAAAACCGGTGCTACAATTGTATACGGTCCTACCGCACAACCTGGTTTTGAAGCGACAATCGCCACAGACGGTCAGGAATTTAAAATCGGGAACTATACGGTAAAAGCCATTCATACGCCCGGACATACGTTGGAAAGTACCTGTTATTTATTATTGAATGAAAAAGGAGAAATGCACGGTATCATAACCGGAGACACCTTATTTATTGGTGATGTGGGACGTCCGGATCTTGCTCAGAAACTGGTATCCGATTTAACACAGGAAAAACTGGCTTCGATGTTATACGACTCATTACGCGATAAAATCATGCCATTACCGGATCATTTGATTGTATATCCGAATCACGGAGCCGGAAGTGCTTGTGGTAAAAATATGAGTAAAGAAACTACCGATACGCTTGGGAATCAGAAAAAAGTGAACTATGCCTTACGTGCAGATATGACCAAAGACGAATTCATTTCGGAACTTTTGGATGGTTTGGGAGCACCTCCGGCCTATTTTCCACAGAATGTATTGATGAACATTCAGGGTTATGACAGCCTCGAGACGGTAATGGCCAAAGCCGATACCGCACTTAGCCCGGTAGCATTCAAAGCCATGGCTGGTCAGTTGGAAGCTTTACTATTGGATGTACGTCATGAAAGCGAATTTGTAAAAGAACATATTCCGGGATCCATTTTTATTGGTCTACAAGGAAACTTTGCTCCATGGGTAGGCGCCTTAATTATGGATGTACAACAACCGATCCTATTAATTGTATCGGAAGGAAAAGAAAAAGAAGCCATCACCCGACTGTCGCGTGTAGGATTTGACAATTGTCATGGTTACCTAAAAGGCGGACTTGAAGCCTGGAAAGCAGCCGGTTTTGAGACCGACAGTATTGTTTCGATCACACCGGAGCAATTTGCAACCGATAAAGACACTGGCAAACTGCCGATCGTTGACGCCCGAAAACCGGGAGAGTTCAGTGCCGAACACGTAGAGGGAGCAATCAATATTCCATTGGATTTTGTAAACAATCAATTGGCTGAAGTACCTACAGAAAGTGATTTTTACCTGCATTGTGCCGGTGGTTACCGTTCGGTGATTATGGCTTCCATTTTAAAAGCCAGAGGCTATCACAATATCATTAATATTGAAAAAGGAATATCCGGAATTCGGAATACTCCTGTAGCACTGACCAAATTTATCTGTCCTTCCACACAAAACTAA
- a CDS encoding sulfite exporter TauE/SafE family protein, whose product MESFFGYIGALCIGLILGLTGGGGSILTVPVLVYLLGIPPVTATAYSLFIVGTTSGFGAIRNYFKGMVAVKTAFLFAIPSFIAVFLTRRFLVPALPNTLIKTDFITLSKDTFLMGFFAIIMFLAALAMLRKKANADETETSTSKNNFLLLIPQIFLIGVVIGLIGAGGGFLIIPSLVFFAKLPMKKAVGTSLLIIAINSLIGFTGDLENLNADWTFLLTFSLVSVFGIFAGIYLNRFINETQLKKGFGWFVLLMAVYILLKESFHL is encoded by the coding sequence ATGGAATCGTTTTTCGGATATATCGGTGCGCTTTGCATCGGATTGATTTTAGGACTAACTGGTGGTGGCGGTTCCATTCTAACGGTTCCGGTACTGGTTTATCTTTTGGGAATTCCGCCGGTTACGGCTACAGCCTATTCCCTGTTTATTGTTGGCACAACTTCCGGTTTCGGGGCCATTCGCAACTATTTTAAAGGAATGGTTGCTGTTAAAACCGCTTTCTTATTTGCAATACCCTCGTTTATTGCGGTCTTCCTTACGCGTCGTTTTTTAGTTCCGGCGCTACCGAATACGCTTATAAAAACAGATTTTATCACATTGTCAAAAGATACCTTTTTGATGGGATTTTTTGCGATTATTATGTTTCTCGCGGCATTGGCCATGCTTCGAAAAAAAGCAAACGCCGATGAAACTGAAACGAGCACCTCAAAAAATAATTTTCTCCTACTCATTCCGCAGATTTTTTTGATTGGAGTGGTCATTGGATTAATTGGTGCCGGTGGCGGTTTTTTAATCATCCCGTCCCTGGTTTTCTTCGCTAAACTTCCGATGAAAAAAGCGGTTGGTACTTCTTTACTGATCATCGCTATAAACTCTTTAATCGGTTTTACAGGAGATCTGGAAAATCTAAATGCCGACTGGACGTTTCTTTTAACTTTTTCTTTGGTATCGGTTTTCGGTATCTTTGCAGGGATTTACCTGAACAGGTTTATTAACGAAACACAATTAAAAAAAGGTTTTGGCTGGTTTGTCCTTCTAATGGCGGTTTATATTCTGCTTAAGGAAAGTTTTCATTTGTGA
- a CDS encoding Crp/Fnr family transcriptional regulator, whose product MKALLFESYDFIFEEALLEEINSISSYKKFKADDYLIEIGENIEWMPLLLQGAIKIMREDSNGDELLLYFLERGDTCAMTLSCCMGKNKSKIRAIAETDGEMVLIPIAKMEEWIVKYPTWRNFVFESYNARLMEMLEAIDTLAFMNLDERLYKFITDKAKVLGTTEISTTHQEIASEMHTSRVVISRLLKRLQDEQKIKLHRNKIEILVF is encoded by the coding sequence ATGAAAGCACTCTTATTCGAATCGTACGACTTCATTTTTGAAGAAGCCCTGCTGGAAGAAATCAACTCGATTTCCAGTTATAAAAAATTCAAAGCCGACGACTATCTTATAGAAATAGGAGAAAATATAGAATGGATGCCACTCCTCTTACAAGGCGCCATCAAAATCATGCGAGAAGATTCCAATGGGGATGAACTGTTACTTTATTTTTTAGAACGGGGCGATACCTGCGCAATGACATTGAGTTGTTGCATGGGAAAAAACAAAAGTAAAATCCGCGCTATTGCCGAAACCGATGGTGAAATGGTCCTGATTCCCATTGCTAAAATGGAAGAATGGATCGTAAAATACCCTACCTGGCGGAATTTTGTATTCGAAAGTTATAACGCCCGTTTGATGGAAATGCTGGAAGCCATCGACACACTTGCCTTTATGAATCTGGACGAACGCCTGTATAAATTTATCACCGACAAAGCAAAAGTATTGGGTACCACCGAAATCAGTACAACGCATCAGGAAATCGCTTCCGAAATGCATACTTCACGGGTCGTAATCTCTCGCTTACTAAAACGCTTACAGGACGAGCAAAAAATCAAATTACATCGTAACAAAATCGAAATTCTTGTTTTTTAA